ATATCGTATCACATAAAACACTTGATCCAGCTAGAAAGATTGATCCTGAAAATGTATTAGGGAAACAAGGTATTAAATTTCAGCAGTTTTTAGCAGATGTCTATCGGATGTACGTTTCGTTTAGATGACAAACATAAGAAAAATGAATACAATAAAGATAGGTGCCTACTGCTGTAAGTAGGTTTTTTCTTGTTTTTATAAATAGTGCAGAGGTAGAAGACTAGGAGTGAACCGAGTATGCAGAAAGAAACAGCTATCATAATTGGAGGCGGTCCGTGCGGATTAGCGGCAGCAATTTCGTTGCAAAAGGTAGGGATTAATCCGTTAGTAATTGAAAAAGGAAACATTGTAAATGCCATTTATAATTATCCAACTCATCAAACATTTTTTTCCTCTAGTGAAAAATTAGAAATTGGTGAAGTAGCTTTTATTACCGAAAACCGTAAGCCGGTTCGAAATCAAGCACTTGCGTATTATCGCGAAGTAGTAAAGCGTAAATCTGTACGCGTAAATGCTTTCGAACGAGTGGAGAAAGTTCAAAAAGATGGAGAAGTTTTTAAGGTTGAGACGACAAAACGTGATGGAAATAAAGAAATATATATAGCGAAATATATTGTTGTAGCAACTGGATATTATGACAATCCAAATTATATGAATGTTCCAGGTGAGGAACTGAAGAAAGTAGCTCACTATTTTAAAGAAGGACATCCTTATTTTGATCGAGATGTGGTAGTTATAGGTGGGAAAAACTCAAGTATAGATGCTGCGTTGGAATTAGTTAAATCAGGTGCGCGTGTAACGGTACTGTATCGTGGAAGTGAGTACTCGCCGAGCATTAAGCCGTGGATTTTGCCGGAATTTGAGGCATTAGTACGAAACGGCACAATTCAAATGCATTTCGGGGCTCATGTGAAAGAAATCACTGAACATACATTAACATATACGGTTGATGGTGAAGCACGTACAATCAAAAATGATTTTGTATTTGCGATGACTGGCTACCATCCTGATCATAGCTTCTTAACGAAGATGGGTGTTCGGATTGATGAAGAAACAGGACGTCCGATTTATACAGAGGATAAAATGGAAACGAACGCTGAAAATATTTTTATTGCAGGTGTAATTGCTGCTGGGAATAATGCAAATGAAATATTTATCGAGAACGGTAGATTTCATGGGGATGCAATTGCGCAAACCGTTGCATCAAGAGAACAATAAAAAGAAGCTGTCGAAATTCGACAGCTTCTTTTTTAATTGTGCATAAACATGTTTTGGATTGTTTTATGAGAGTTTGTATTCTCTAG
This genomic interval from Bacillus cereus contains the following:
- a CDS encoding YpdA family putative bacillithiol disulfide reductase; amino-acid sequence: MQKETAIIIGGGPCGLAAAISLQKVGINPLVIEKGNIVNAIYNYPTHQTFFSSSEKLEIGEVAFITENRKPVRNQALAYYREVVKRKSVRVNAFERVEKVQKDGEVFKVETTKRDGNKEIYIAKYIVVATGYYDNPNYMNVPGEELKKVAHYFKEGHPYFDRDVVVIGGKNSSIDAALELVKSGARVTVLYRGSEYSPSIKPWILPEFEALVRNGTIQMHFGAHVKEITEHTLTYTVDGEARTIKNDFVFAMTGYHPDHSFLTKMGVRIDEETGRPIYTEDKMETNAENIFIAGVIAAGNNANEIFIENGRFHGDAIAQTVASREQ